A genomic region of Cannabis sativa cultivar Pink pepper isolate KNU-18-1 chromosome 1, ASM2916894v1, whole genome shotgun sequence contains the following coding sequences:
- the LOC115702306 gene encoding uncharacterized protein LOC115702306, whose product MSSGKRNVDEDDKSVAKRTKASDKGKKVVTNEEQSINNSLERALQRLLEKKASIIAGKITAKEKIKEPIVESDNDEDRCRVQCRCSPERLREIVIGLNEAQKKVISDIGFGSLLNHEIPSVRSSLIWYLYNHMDLEKFELVQHGVIYPFTIQSFKEIMKIEDGGEDINFEDYVDTDNKVRNEVCNLEKSIKCTDLVELITNSEEADVLFVARFMLVALGSFLVPTSGTYVRKEYINALLDVGRIKKLNWASFIFKFLHENLKAHQKRLNNSKDKGKVHYLPGCTIYLQIYYWSHIKRKLYTSPRLGLPMAYWNEDRVKGISSFISKSGGFVNGKIILHPPMFRKTYGHTEDTSIPLSNQGGTSSSTCCNCILRDEMKERDKKLDTTCQELLRLFDSFKADISKDIGKGFVTMKQCIIDEVKESFIPELREAILPEVRKSVTAELHQTVMKELRQSVLMELRQSLLKELMEVIDKDGERNDEEADKEMMEVSDKDGERDDEEADKETSSMSTSNEDQFENENTRNLEFDNPPTNNQYEVGPVDLTMVEDIGHEGECTSAIKVLLASNAYQKTEKRFHSSKELYVDTFHLKEPASEIEFKLAMFVFGKNFDKGYPFVKFQKLELFRQQLLCLKPGMEITDSVNVFINIYLF is encoded by the exons ATGTCATCGGGAAAGCGCAATGTCGATGAAGATGACAAGTCAGTTGCTAAGCGCACAAAGGCCTCCGACAAAGGGAAAAAAGTAGTTACCAATGAG GAACAAAGTATAAACAACTCACTTGAACGTGCACTGCAACGTCTACTAGAAAAAAAAGCATCAATAATTGCAGGGAAGATCACTGCAAAAGAAAAGATTAAGGAGCCAATAGTAGAGAGTGACAATGACGAAGATCGTTGTAGGGTCCAATGTAGATGCAGTCCAGAACGATTAAGAGAAATTGTGATCGGTTTGAACGAAGCACAAAAGAAAGTTATTTCAGATATAGGCTTCGGGTCCCTCCTTAATCATGAAATTCCGTCAGTGCGTAGTTCTCTCATATGGTACTTGTACAACCATATGGATCTTGAAAAATTTGAACTAGTCCAACATGGGGTAATTTATCCTTTCACTATTCAATCGTTTAAGGAAATTATGAAAATCGAAGATGGTGGTGAGGACATCAACTTTGAAGATTATGTTGACACTGACAACAAAGTTCGAAATGAAGTGTGCAACCTCGAAAAATCCATTAAGTGCACAGACTTGGTGGAGCTTATAACCAACTCTGAAGAAGCTGATGTTTTGTTCGTTGCACGTTTTATGTTGGTAGCATTGGGATCCTTCTTGGTTCCCACATCTGGAACGTACGTAAGAAAGGAGTACATAAATGCACTCTTAGATGTTGGGCGAATAAAGAAGTTGAACTGGGCTTCGTTCATCTTTAAGTTCTTACACGAGAATCTGAAAGCACATCAAAAACGACTCAATAATTCGAAAGATAAGGGCAAGGTTCATTATCTCCCGGGTTGTACTATTTACCTTCAA ataTATTATTGGAGCCATATAAAAAGGAAGTTGTACACTTCTCCTCGCCTCGGCCTTCCCATGGCTTACTGGAATGAGGACCGAGTGAAAGGAATATCCTCGTTCATCTCCAAGAGTGGGGGATTTGTGAATGGGAAG ATTATTCTACACCCGCCTATGTTCAGGAAGACATATGGCCATACAGAAGACACTTCCATTCCATTATCCAACCAGGGAGGAACCTCATCCTCTACATGCTGCAACTGCATCTTAAGAGATGAAATGAAGGAGAGGGATAAAAAGTTAGACACTACTTGTCAAGAACTACTAAGATTATTTGACTCTTTCAAAGCCGACATCTCTAAGGACATCGGAAAGGGCTTCGTCACTATGAAGCAATGTATCATTGACGAGGTTAAGGAATCTTTTATTCCAGAGCTTCGTGAAGCTATATTACCTGAGGTGAGAAAATCTGTGACAGCCGAGTTGCATCAAACAGTGATGAAAGAGTTGAGGCAGTCCGTGTTAATGGAGTTGAGGCAATCTCTACTGAAAGAACTGATGGAAGTTATTGATAAGGACGGGGAGAGAAATGATGAGGAGGCCGACAAAGAAATGATGGAAGTTAGTGATAAGGACGGGGAGAGAGATGATGAGGAGGCCGACAAAGAAACTAGCTCGATGAGCACTTCAAATGAGGATCAGTTTGAAAATGAAAACACGAGAAATTTGGAGTTTGACAACCCGCCTACCAACAATCAATATGAGGTTGGCCCTGTGGATTTGACAATGGTAGAAGACATCGGTCATGAAGGTGAATGCACCTCGGCCATCAAAGTTCTCCTTGCTTCAAACGCGTATCAAAAGACCGAAAAAAGATTCCACTCAAGCAAGGAATTGTATGTGGACACTTTCCACTTGAAGGAGCCAGCAAGCGAGATTGAATTTAAGCTGGCAATGTTCGTTTTCGGAAAAAATTTTGATAAAGG GTACCCTTTTGTGAAATTTCAAAAACTTGAACTTTTTCGGCAACAACTACTGTGCTTGAAGCCTGGAATGGAAATAACTGATTCAGTAAATGTCTTCATTAATATTTATCTGTTCTAA